A stretch of the Diadema setosum chromosome 16, eeDiaSeto1, whole genome shotgun sequence genome encodes the following:
- the LOC140239479 gene encoding uncharacterized protein — MMAQPVATPVASEKGLDSSQLLQPMHTSRRGLQQVLDLFHNATPSLKQLLLHEADIIYECRVCKGLFRGLVNFIEHKKSYCKMRAGLDQHCSTKVMSLNMRDVYPSEDAAAPQVEPQPPTGSPATERVLPERSSGEPVFVNDMSSGVGNSDAFVVLRPIPSTTEAIEQQVVRSDHIVNHDELEKLSIFTHAPEGEDTSKIVGEIAIRQATKGAKTTRIEKRAALHTILKNVSGKTVVDSSELLSNAASPEGPSSPPGRGAEVGGKAISPNKVDAVVARKTSPQQEPKEMNAQGKAACQPTECQICKKKCKNWTALAWHMRIHKRPIFKCSLCRYSSASVYNLRRHMQTMHHLPTRRVDELLSRKVEQQKVSHGGREKEGAKEGESSSVPTCDICFKTFANRRNVLRHKEIHRRERLTSDLNRGGTVTPSREEIAQNKVMQIMDEKNLKCRRCQKQLSTMRRLQQHCCNHFGFNRYRCKLCPYENNDYTQMRRHMMGKHGRQFRTIHQISEAIRNMKVGIWVNLVQNNNGASADENANSSVGKPKENSETKFISLKTKHDAAVTPKMRENGSTLDVNGDSGDHEDDTLMDVEEHKAKEEEESEGDNDAEEEGEEEEEEEEEEEEDEEGDAAEAGTAAENKKDQNKIEIKVARSQSNKENKVMPKTPTKQHQNTNSAKDILLTPPSSNGARKSPEPTPSRDMPVRQARLNHQSVSPRSQPEKVQGDRPQLDKTQQVRRDLGKTSTEKPRSIKTEIDEEAKNMLEMMMDKRLVRCLNCNKRYQYLSSLQRHVRDHLLRGETDVRPSPSKDVADASAKQQAIEALINTSLLKCLKCKKRFESVSSLKRHVARHLGYSTFKCMYCGYLSRNYTWFKQHLMIKHPQEVSNPSKMGSLIGSMKTKK; from the coding sequence ATGATGGCTCAGCCAGTGGCAACCCCAGTAGCCAGTGAGAAGGGACTTGACAGCAGCCAGCTGCTGCAACCGATGCACACCTCTCGGCGGGGCCTGCAACAGGTGCTGGACCTCTTCCACAATGCCACGCCCAGTCTCAAGCAGCTGCTCCTGCACGAGGCTGACATCATCTACGAATGCCGCGTCTGCAAGGGCCTCTTCAGGGGCCTGGTCAACTTCATCGAGCACAAGAAGTCCTACTGCAAGATGCGGGCGGGGCTGGACCAGCACTGCTCCACCAAGGTGATGAGCCTCAACATGAGAGACGTGTACCCCAGTGAAGATGCAGCAGCGCCGCAAGTAGAGCCACAGCCACCGACTGGTTCCCCAGCTACTGAACGCGTTCTCCCAGAGAGGTCGTCTGGGGAGCCAGTGTTTGTGAATGACATGTCCTCAGGGGTTGGCAACTCCGATGCATTTGTGGTCCTGCGGCCCATCCCTTCCACGACAGAAGCGATCGAGCAGCAGGTGGTCCGGTCCGACCACATAGTGAACCATGATGAACTTGAAAAACTCAGCATCTTCACCCACGCGCCCGAAGGTGAGGACACCTCAAAGATAGTGGGGGAGATTGCAATACGCCAAGCAACAAAGGGTGCCAAGACGACAAGGATAGAGAAGCGTGCAGCTCTTCACACTATTCTAAAAAATGTCAGCGGCAAAACAGTTGTGGACAGCAGTGAACTGTTGAGCAATGCAGCTAGCCCTGAGGGACCATCAAGTCCCCCAGGTAGAGGAGCAGAGGTAGGAGGAAAAGCAATAAGTCCGAACAAAGTGGATGCTGTTGTGGCGCGCAAGACTAGTCCTCAACAGGAACCGAAAGAGATGAATGCACAGGGGAAGGCAGCATGCCAGCCAACTGAGTGCCAGATCTGCAAGAAGAAGTGCAAGAACTGGACAGCACTGGCCTGGCACATGCGCATTCACAAGAGGCCAATATTCAAGTGCTCCCTGTGTCGATACAGCTCGGCGTCGGTGTACAATCTGAGGCGACACATGCAGACGATGCACCACCTGCCAACCAGGAGGGTTGACGAGCTGCTCAGCAGGAAGGTGGAGCAGCAGAAGGTCTCCCACGGGGGACGGGAGAAGGAGGGTGCAAAGGAAGGGGAGAGTAGCTCAGTTCCCACTTGTGACATTTGCTTCAAAACTTTCGCCAATCGTCGCAATGTCCTGCGGCACAAGGAGATCCACCGGCGTGAGCGCCTCACCTCTGACCTCAACCGAGGAGGGACAGTGACGCCGTCCCGAGAGGAGATTGCCCAGAACAAAGTAATGCAAATCATGGACGAGAAGAACCTCAAGTGTCGGCGCTGTCAGAAGCAGCTGTCAACCATGCGACGTCTTCAGCAACATTGCTGCAACCACTTTGGCTTCAACCGCTATCGATGCAAGTTGTGTCCGTATGAGAACAATGActacacgcagatgaggaggcACATGATGGGCAAACATGGCAGGCAGTTCCGCACAATCCACCAGATTTCTGAAGCCATCCGTAACATGAAGGTTGGTATCTGGGTCAATCTTGTGCAGAACAACAACGGTGCAAGTGCCGACGAGAATGCGAACTCCAGTGTGGGAAAACCAAAGGAGAATAGCGAAACCAAATTCATCAGCCTCAAAACCAAACACGATGCAGCTGTAACACCAAAGATGAGGGAGAATGGGAGTACACTAGATGTCAATGGAGACAGTGGGGATCATGAGGATGATACCTTGATGGATGTAGAAGAGCATAAAgcaaaggaagaagaggagagtGAAGGAGATAATGATGCTgaagaggagggggaagaggaagaagaggaggaggaggaggaagaagaagatgaagaaggagaTGCTGCAGAAGCTGGAACAGCAGCAGAAAACAAGAAGGATCAGAACAAGATTGAGATCAAAGTTGCTCGGTCTCAAtcaaacaaggaaaacaaaGTCATGCCCAAAACGCCCACGAAGCAGCATCAGAACACTAACTCCGCCAAGGATATTCTCCTGACTCCGCCCAGCAGCAACGGTGCCAGGAAGAGCCCGGAGCCGACGCCCAGCCGTGATATGCCAGTTCGCCAGGCACGGCTCAACCACCAGAGTGTGTCTCCCCGCAGCCAGCCGGAGAAGGTGCAGGGCGATCGGCCGCAACTCGACAAAACTCAGCAGGTGCGACGGGACCTGGGCAAGACCTCAACGGAGAAGCCTCGCTCCATCAAGACGGAGATCGACGAGGAGGCTAAGAACATGTTGGAGATGATGATGGACAAGAGGCTTGTCCGCTGCCTGAACTGCAACAAGAGATACCAGTACCTGAGCTCCCTGCAGCGCCACGTTCGTGACCACCTGCTCCGTGGCGAGACCGACGTGCGGCCATCGCCATCGAAGGATGTGGCTGACGCCTCTGCAAAGCAGCAGGCCATTGAGGCCCTCATCAACACCAGCCTCCTCAAGTGTCTCAAGTGCAAGAAGCGCTTCGAGAGCGTGAGTTCCCTCAAGCGGCACGTAGCGCGCCACCTGGGCTACAGCACCTTCAAGTGCATGTACTGCGGCTACCTGTCCCGCAACTACACCTGGTTCAAGCAGCACTTGATGATTAAGCACCCACAGGAGGTGTCCAACCCCAGTAAAATGGGTAGCCTTATAGGGAGCATGAAAACCAAGAAGTAG